The following nucleotide sequence is from Triticum dicoccoides isolate Atlit2015 ecotype Zavitan chromosome 7B, WEW_v2.0, whole genome shotgun sequence.
TTTCAAGCAACCCAATGCCAAGTGGCGATACGTAATAGCATTCGGTTGACAACCACTTGCTCTCATTTCTTTGAACACGGCCGCTGCTTTATCCACAAGGCCATGCCTGCAGTAAACTGATAACATGGAATTGAACTGTTCTGTAAGCTTTAGCTTCCTTGTTGATTTGATCTCTCGCCAAATCTCTTCTGCCTGCTCAACACAGCCAACCTTTCCAAATGCTTCAATTGCTAGTGTAAAGCTTTTGGATCGAATATGAGGAAGGCATTGCATGAGGTTCCACGTCATCTTTAGCTCATGTTCCTTTCCAAGGTACCCATACAAGATAAGAAGAATTTCCTGTGTAGACCAGTTAGTACCTGTCATAGAATTCTTGATGGCTTCTATGTATGTCTGGGAAACAGTATATAGCCTTGCTACAGCATGTGAAATTGCTAGAATGCCATAAGTGATCTCATTTGGCTCAATCTTTGCTCTTTTCATATCACTGAACACCCTCGCCACTCCATCAATATTGTGCTCATTGGCCTGTATCTTCAGTAAGATGTTGTAGGTTGAGGTGTGGGGGGTCACTCTACTGGCTTTCATCTGAGCGAGGATTTTGGAGATAGTCTTCCGACGCCCCTCAGAAGAATGGAGGATGATCAAGCGGTTGTAAACATACGGCGAAATTGGCAGGGACAGTTCCCTCATCTTCCTCATGTAACCATATGAAAGCTTAATCAAGCCCTGCTCCAAACAAGCCATTACAAGGTTATTGTAGAGCAGCTCATTCCGGAATTCTTGAGGTATACGGAGGAAGAGGCTCTCGGCTTCAGAAATGCCATGAACTTTAGCTGTGAACTCTAGGAGATAGGAGTAATCAAGCTCACTCAGCTTGTAGGGTCTCTCTCTGATCACCCATTCCATGACCTGTAGGGGAACAAACGAAATGGAGTGTTACTTCCTTATAACAGACTAAAAAACAGTACTAGTAGTAAAAAGGAAAATCCCTCGGATCCTCTGTTCATCTTCACACCGACGAGCGGCATAATAATGGAAGACTCGAGGAGTCCGAGACAGANNNNNNNNNNNNNNNNNNNNNNNNNNNNNNNNNNNNNNNNNNNNNNNNNNNNNNNNNNNNNNNNNNNNNNNNNNNNNNNNNNNNNNNNNNNNNNNNNNNNNNNNNNNNNNNNNNNNNNNNNNNNNNNNNNNNNNNNNNNNNNNNNNNNNNNNNNNNNNNNNNNNNNNNNNNNNNNNNNNNNNNNNNNNNNNNNNNNNNNNNNNNNNNNNNNNNNNNNNNNNNNNNNNNNNNNNNNNNNNNNNNNNNNNNNNNNNNNNNNNNNNNNNNNNNNNNNNNNNNNNNNNNNNNNNNNNNNNNNNNNNNNNNNNNNNNNNNGTGCGATGGAGGCGGCGGCGTCGGAGGCGGTTGATGGCGTGGAAGATGTGGCCGCGATGCACAGCGCGGCCGGCGGCCATCCACCCCCGAATGGCCGCGCACGCCGACGCCGCTCGCTCCACCCGTTGCGCCAGCGACCCCTCCTGCTCCGACTCATCAGCGGACTCCACAGACGCAGGAGGAGGCGCGAGGGGTGCGCTTCCTGAGCTGGTAAAGAACGTGGCGGCGGCGCGGATCGGCGGCCGACGGCACCGCAGCAACACGCGCAATGGCGTTAACATGGTTGCGACACCTCGTCGAACACCTGGCGCGCACGCCTCCGCCTCCCAACACTCACAGCTGCAGCAGCCAGCAGGGACAGCGTCCGCACTGCTCAGATCGAGGTTCCGCGGGGGGCGCTTCCAGGTTCTGCCTGAACCAACCGTGCTTCGCGCTCGGCGTTGCCTCTACTCGCCGTGGGAGGGGCTGCGGCTTCAAGGGGAGATAAATACACCCACGGTCATTTAATTGCGTCGAAAGCATGACCTAACTTTGAAATACGCTCGTTACAGTCACTGAATACAACGAGACGTGAAAATACGGTCACTGTAGCGCGTATGCGGTGCTTCCACGTGTTGACCGCTCGTTGGGGACAGGTGGCGAACCGTGGAGGCGTGCCTGTGGAAATATGCAAAAAAGCCCTCAGGCATCACCGCATCC
It contains:
- the LOC119336531 gene encoding pentatricopeptide repeat-containing protein At1g07590, mitochondrial-like, whose protein sequence is MLTPLRVLLRCRRPPIRAAATFFTSSGSAPLAPPPASVESADESEQEGSLAQRVERAASACAAIRGWMAAGRAVHRGHIFHAINRLRRRRLHRTGLQVMEWVIRERPYKLSELDYSYLLEFTAKVHGISEAESLFLRIPQEFRNELLYNNLVMACLEQGLIKLSYGYMRKMRELSLPISPYVYNRLIILHSSEGRRKTISKILAQMKASRVTPHTSTYNILLKIQANEHNIDGVARVFSDMKRAKIEPNEITYGILAISHAVARLYTVSQTYIEAIKNSMTGTNWSTQEILLILYGYLGKEHELKMTWNLMQCLPHIRSKSFTLAIEAFGKVGCVEQAEEIWREIKSTRKLKLTEQFNSMLSVYCRHGLVDKAAAVFKEMRASGCQPNAITYRHLALGCLKAGLVKQAVNTMDMGKKKVVTRKVKSSTPWLETTHLLLEIFAEIGDLENAKKVFAELNESKYCRNSFVYNTLLKAYVKAKVYEPDFVKTMILRGAMPDAETHSLLRLIEQYKT